In Exiguobacterium acetylicum, the genomic stretch CTTGACGCAACTACAAGAGATGACGGAAGAGTGGGATTGACGTTTTTCTTCTATAATATAAAGCTCACTGGATACGTGTCCGCGTCTCACTAAGCTTACGATTTTCATTGAATCAAAGCGAAACCGTTCATGACCGGTATACAAAAAGGAAGCGCCATTCGCGCTTCCTTTTTTTGATCATGCCGAAGCATGTTCTTCTTGTGCTTTTAGTTCTTCGCCGTAAGACAGCTGATCCTGCATGCGGACGAACGGTAGATAGATCGCGACCGACATCGCAATCGTCGCCAACTGGAGCAAGGCACCCTGCCAGCCGCTGATCAAGAAGCCAGAGATGACGGGTGGTGTCGTCCATGGTACTTGAAGCGCATTAAATGGCTCGACCCAACCCCAGAGGATCGAGAAGTAGACCATGAAGGATGCAATCGCTGGTACGATGACGAACGGAACGAACATGATCGGGTTGAAGACGATCGGCATCCCGAAGATGACCGGTTCGTTGATGTTGAACAAACTTGGCGCAAGTGATAGCTTCCCGAGCTGCTTCAAGTGAGCCGAGCGGGCAACGATCAACGTCGCGATGATGAAGCCGACCGTAATCCCTGTTCCACCGAGCTTCGTAAAGACATCGAGGAACTGAATCGTAACGATCTTCGCGTTGTCACCGACGACAAGTTCTTTCCCGGAGTCGATGATCGCTTGGTTTTGTAAAGCGTTCGCTGTCAGCAATGGTCCCATGATTCCCATGATGATTGCTGCGCCATGAATCCCGCACCACCACATGACAGACATCAAGATCATGATCAGGACTGCTCCTGCGAGCGTATCCGTCAAGTTCTGAATCGGTGCTTGCAAGACGTCGTAGACAACTTCCGTGAACGTCCGGTCAGCGAACGCTTGGAAGACAGCAAACGTGACGACAGACAACGTGATGATCGCAAGTCCCGGAATGAGGGCCGAGAACGAGTTCGAAACACCCGGTGGTACACCGTCTGGCATTTTGATCCGAATACCGCGCTTGATGAACTGCGAGTAGATGAAACCGACGACGAGTCCGACGACGATCGAGGCAAGGACCCCTTGTCCGCCCGTCCATACTTTCGGTACGACACCCGTGACGACTTCCCCTGACTTCGACAGAACGGATGATTGTGTGATGATCAAGAAGGCGATGATTCCGAGAATCCCGGCTGGAACCCCTTCGATCTTCTCGTTTTTTACATAGGAGTAGGCAATACCGAAAACACCGATCAATGCGAGGATATCAAACGTTGCACCGACGACCTGTGTCAGCGGTAATGTCCAGTCGGCACCGAATAGGCCCGTCATGAACTTCTCCCAGCCTGGGATTGGTAACGCGAGAATCAGTAGGAATAACGAGCCGATGATCGTCATCGGCATCGTTAAGATGAAGCCGTCCTTGATCGCAAGGACAGGCTTGGCGTTCGCGAATCGTGCGAAGGCAGGAGTGACTTTTTCAAATACGGTTTCTAATCGGTTCATTCCGACTCCTCCTTATAGTTCAGCAGCACGTGTCGCGATGATTTCCTGGTACCAATGGAACGACTGTTTCTTCTTCCGTGCCAGACCATTCGCATGATCGACATAGATGAATCCGTACTGCTTTTTATATCCGTTCAACCAGCTGAGTAGATCGATGACGGACCATGCATAATAACCAGAGACATTGATGCCCTCTTCGACAGCACGCTTGACGGCGCGAAGATGACTTTCGATGTACTCGATTCGTGGTGTATCCATGATCTCTTCGCCGACGATCGGATCCTCGTCACCGAGACCGTTTTCCGTGATGTAGATTTTGATATCGCCGTATCGTGCTTGGAGCATCCGCATTCCTTCCAGGAAGGCATCCGGTGCGATTTCCCAGCCCCACTTCGTGTAGACTTTATCGTCCATCAAGACTGTCTTGTAGACGCCGTCGAATGACGGGTTCCCAGGACGTCCGGTTGAGTTTTCGCGACCACCTGCCATGACGAGCGCCGAATCATTCTTCATGACACGTTGTGGACAATAGTAGTTCAGTCCGATGAAGTCGTTCAGCGGTGCTGTCCGCTTCAAGAGAGCAAGCTCTTCTTCTGTCCATTCCGGTAACAAGCCCTGCTTTTCTAAATCCTTCACGACATATGCTGGGTACTCACCCTTTAAAATCGGATCATAGAACCAGTGTGTCGCGTATTCGTTCGCATGTACTTCGGCCTGTTTGTTCTCCGGCG encodes the following:
- a CDS encoding PTS sugar transporter subunit IIC; amino-acid sequence: MNRLETVFEKVTPAFARFANAKPVLAIKDGFILTMPMTIIGSLFLLILALPIPGWEKFMTGLFGADWTLPLTQVVGATFDILALIGVFGIAYSYVKNEKIEGVPAGILGIIAFLIITQSSVLSKSGEVVTGVVPKVWTGGQGVLASIVVGLVVGFIYSQFIKRGIRIKMPDGVPPGVSNSFSALIPGLAIITLSVVTFAVFQAFADRTFTEVVYDVLQAPIQNLTDTLAGAVLIMILMSVMWWCGIHGAAIIMGIMGPLLTANALQNQAIIDSGKELVVGDNAKIVTIQFLDVFTKLGGTGITVGFIIATLIVARSAHLKQLGKLSLAPSLFNINEPVIFGMPIVFNPIMFVPFVIVPAIASFMVYFSILWGWVEPFNALQVPWTTPPVISGFLISGWQGALLQLATIAMSVAIYLPFVRMQDQLSYGEELKAQEEHASA
- a CDS encoding GH1 family beta-glucosidase: MKMPKDFLFGAASASYQVEGAWNVDGKGVSNWDVFSKIPGKTFEATNGDVAIDHYHRYKEDIGLMAEMGLESYRFSISWPRIFPNGTGEVNEKGLEFYNNVIDECLKHGIVPFVTLYHWDLPQVLEEQGGWRSPETADAFVRFAKTCFEAFGDRVRNWITFNETVIFCSLGYLTGAHPPGITGDAKAYFQTTHNVFVAHARAVEAFKEAGYEGEIGITHVFNPAFSIDEAPENKQAEVHANEYATHWFYDPILKGEYPAYVVKDLEKQGLLPEWTEEELALLKRTAPLNDFIGLNYYCPQRVMKNDSALVMAGGRENSTGRPGNPSFDGVYKTVLMDDKVYTKWGWEIAPDAFLEGMRMLQARYGDIKIYITENGLGDEDPIVGEEIMDTPRIEYIESHLRAVKRAVEEGINVSGYYAWSVIDLLSWLNGYKKQYGFIYVDHANGLARKKKQSFHWYQEIIATRAAEL